The following are from one region of the Lentimicrobiaceae bacterium genome:
- a CDS encoding response regulator transcription factor, translating into MSKIEVILVDDHHIVCEGIRSLLADSTSITVMGCVRNLSELLIKLRILPIHVILLNTYEPGDHDIDMIRIIQREHPQIKILIMAMTIQESFILRTLKAGAKGFLSKDADRNELVEAIMTVRNGYDYYSKSISNIILKRYLDQPGSSSAIRNHPTSCLSDRELEVLKLFAESYTNQEIADKLFVSIRTVESHKNNIMRKINLKTTVDMVKFAIRNNLIEV; encoded by the coding sequence GTGAGCAAGATTGAAGTCATACTGGTTGACGACCACCATATTGTGTGTGAAGGAATCAGGTCACTGCTGGCCGATTCTACAAGCATTACGGTTATGGGTTGTGTAAGAAACTTATCAGAATTGCTCATCAAACTTCGCATTCTGCCCATACATGTTATATTGCTGAATACCTACGAGCCCGGCGACCACGACATTGACATGATACGGATCATTCAACGCGAACATCCGCAAATAAAAATCCTTATTATGGCCATGACCATTCAGGAAAGTTTTATTTTGCGCACCTTAAAAGCCGGAGCCAAAGGGTTTCTCAGCAAAGATGCCGACCGCAACGAGCTGGTTGAAGCCATCATGACTGTGCGCAATGGCTATGATTATTACAGCAAATCCATCTCCAACATTATCTTAAAGCGTTACCTCGATCAGCCCGGCTCTTCATCAGCAATCAGAAACCATCCTACCAGCTGCCTGAGCGATCGCGAACTGGAAGTGCTGAAACTTTTTGCAGAAAGCTACACCAATCAGGAAATTGCAGATAAGCTATTTGTGAGCATCCGCACAGTTGAGTCGCATAAAAACAACATCATGCGAAAAATCAACCTGAAGACCACCGTTGATATGGTTAAGTTTGCCATCCGCAACAATCTGATTGAAGTCTGA